In the Aggregatilinea lenta genome, CGAAAAGTGCACGGCGTGATCGCTTTCGACCGCGTCCGCGATCAGGTCGGGCAGCAGGCTGTAAGCCGCGATGGGGCGCAGCACGGGCGTACGCCGCCGCGCCAGCAGCGCGCCGATCAGCGTCGCGGCCAGTGTCACGGCCAGGAGGACCCAGGTGATCTCGCTATTCGTCATCGTCATCCGGCCCCATCAACAAATGGTGGCGAACCTGCTCCAGGCCGCCCGGCTGCTCCAGGACGCGCGCCAGCGCCGCCACGTCGTCGCGCGGGACGAACAGCCCCAGCGCCGGCTGCGCGATCCACAGCAGGTGCGCCCCCAACGGCGCAAGCGGTGCGCCCGCGTCCAGCAGCGCATCCACAACTCCGTCGAGACGCAAACGACGCAGGTCGCCGGACCACTGTTCCCAGCGGCGCGACCAGCGTTCGTCGGTGAGCGGCGCGTTTATTGGTTCCATGTGGGTCAGTATAGCACAGCGCATTTATGGGCGGAAATCGTACAGATAGGCTATCCGCTGCGGGGGGATTCGCCGCCTGCCTGGCCCGATCCAGCCTTGACACCGCTCCCCCATTGCGCTATGCTGTGCAACGTCAGTTAAACGATTTAATAAGCGTTGATCGGGACATATTCTGGCTCGATAGCCATCTCAGGGAGAGCGGGTCCCAGACTGCAAGCCCGCTTGATCGGCAGCCCCAGACTACCCCCCGAGAGCGCGCCGCCGAACGGCCCTGATTCGGCCCGGTAAGCAGCGACGGTTGGCCCCGTTATCGGCCCCATGAGGATGCCGCGACACAGCGTGGGGCGGCGTCGAATTTGGGTGGAACCGCGTGGACTTAACAGCCCTCGCCCCAGGTTTTGGGGCAGGGCTTTTTTATTGGAATAAGAATTTTGGGCCAAATCCGTTGTAAGATGTGTGTAGTTGTAGAAGAAGGACACTATGTCAGAGGAATTTGCCGTGTTCGTCAAACGTGTGTGGATCGAGGAGGAGCCGTTCTCTGACTTCGCCCCCAATACTGACAGCGCCGATGTACTGGTCGAAATGGACGATGGACAGTTGTGGCAGGCGCAGTTCGTGACGCCTGCGTACCTCCGGCGCGAGCTGGAGATGAGCCTGAGCGTCGCCCGTGACTATAACCGGGCGCTGGCGCCAACCCCGTTTCTGACGATGGAAACACCGCACATCATCGTCGAGAACTTGCAGCAAGACACCATCGAGGACGTGGTCGATAACCTCGTGGTGCTGGGCACTTTCGAAAGCGCCTTTTCCGTCTGTGCGGCTGAGAACGAGCTGCTGGCGCAGCATATGGAGGTTTGATGCACGAAACAGTCCCTGATACGGCAACCGGAGGCACTACCGGGCGGCACTGGTAGGGACGATCTGCGCTGGTCCCTGCCCGGATGCCGCGCATCTGAGGCGGCAGGGATCGGCGCAGATTGCCCCTGCTGGCCGCTTGCATCGTTCGTCTCCGTCGCTCCGGCGACCCGTTACACGCAAGCTGACAACAGGAGGAATCCGCTATGGCTTCCGCGATCAAGGCGCTGTCTGCCGACGAGCAGGCGCGCCGCGAACGGATCGAAGCAGAATGGGCTAACGCAGGTTGGTGCGTGGGGGCGGTACGTCCCCCACACCCCCACAGCGCGGCGCGCCCCCCGCACGCTGTTCCCCAGGTGGACCAGGACAACTGGCAGCCCAATAAGCGCTGCTGCCCGTAAGGGCCACCGCACGCACATGGCATGTCAGGGCGGCAGCCCACCGTGGCTGCCCCCTTTGTTGAGACATTGAGCATAGCATCGAACACATCGCCGGTCCGGCTGCGCAGCAGCCAAGGAGTCACACGGTACGGAATATGGAACGCTATCAGGACAGCAAGCTCTATCGCATCCGGCATACGGCGTCGCACGTCATGGCGCAGGCCATGCTGGAAAAATTTCCCGAAGCGAAGATCGCCATCGGGCCGCCCATCGAGGACGGATTCTACTACGATTTCGACTTGCCCCGCCCGCTGACCGAAGAGGACGTGGTTGAGGTCGAACAGCGCATGCGCGAGATCATTCGCGAAGGGCACGATCTTGTCTGCCGCGACGTCAGCGCCGACGAAGCGCGCGCCCTTTTCAAGGACCAGCCCTACAAGCTGGAACTGATCGATGGGCTGGAACATGGCGGCGAAGACGAGTACGGCGAAAAGACCTTCGAACCGATCAAGATCACGACCTACCGCCAGGATACCTTCGAGGACCTGTGCCGGGGGCCGCACGTCGCCAACACGAAGGAAATCAACCCCGATGCGCTGAACATCACCTTCAAGGCGCCGGCGGGCGCGTACTGGCGCGGCGACGAGCACCGCCAGATGCTGACCCGCATCTACGGCACGGCCTGGGAGACGCCTGAGCAGCTTCAGGAATACCTGGACCTGCTCGAAGAAGCTAAGAAGCGCGATCACCGCGTGCTCGGCCCGAAGCTGGGCCTGTTCGTGATCGAGCCGCTGGTGGGCAAGGGGCTGCCGCTGTGGAAGCCCAAGGGCGCCACAGTGCGCGAAACGCTGGAGCGCTTCCTGCGGCAGGCACAGTCGGACCGGGGCTACGAGCCGGTGGTGACGCCGCACATCGGGCGGCTGGAGCTGTACCGCACGTCCGGGCACTATCCGTATTATAAGGACAGCCAGTTCACGCCCATCGACGTGGAAGGCGAAGAGTACCTGCTCAAGCCGATGAACTGCCCGCACCACATCATGATCTACAAGAGCGAGATGCACTCCTACCGCGACCTGCCGATCCGCTACGCGGAATTCGGCACGGTTTACCGCTACGAAAAGAGCGGCGAGCTGACGGGCCTGACCCGTGTGCGCGGCTTCACCGTGGACGACTCGCACCTGTTCGTGACGCCGGAGCAGCTTCAGGACGAATTCATCGAGGTCGTCAAGCTGATCCAGTACGTGTTTGGCAGCCTGGGCCTGAACGACTTCCGCGCGCGTGTCGGCACGCGTGACCCGGAGTCGGACAAGTATGCAGGCTCGGACGAGATCTGGGAGAAATCGACCGAGGCGATCATCCAGGCGTGCGAGACGCTCGGCCTGAACTACACGGTCGAAGCGGGCGAAGCGGCCTTCTATGGCCCCAAGCTCGACTTCATCTTCCGCGACGTGCTCAAGCGCGAATGGCAGCTCGGCACGGTGCAGGTGGACTATAACCTGCCGGAGCGCTTCGAGCTGGAATACGTGGGCGATGACAACGAGCGTCACCGTCCGGTGATGATCCACCGCGCGCCGTTTGGCTCGCTGGAGCGCTTCGTCGCCATCCTGATCGAGCACTACAACGGCGCGTTCCCGGCGTGGCTGGCTCCCGTGCAGGCCGTGCTGATCCCCATCGCGGACCGGCACGTGCCCTACGCGCAGGAAGTCGCGGACATGCTGAAGGCCGAGGGCCTGCGTGTGACCGTGGACAACTCGCAGGGGCGCATGGGCGCGAAGGTGCGCGAAGCCTCGCAGCAGCGCATCCCCTGGCTGCTGGTCGTGGGCGACCGCGACATCGAAAAGAGCGCGGTCAGTGTACGCCTGCGCACGGGCGAAGACCTGGGCGCGATCCACGTGGCCGAGTTCATCAACCAGGCCAAGCTGATCGTGGACAGCAAGTCCACCGAACTGGCGTAAGCTGCACGCCACGCGCCCTTACTGGCGCGGGGGAATCACCCACGAGATCGTGTAGGGGCGTAGTGCGATACGCCCCTACACTGTTTTTCCGGTTTGCGTTACGAAATCCGCCCGCGCTGCGTATAAGAGTGCTGACGGTGCTGGAGTCCGGTTTTGCGCCGCGCATGCGGACGCGTTCCCCTCACCAAATAAGGATGCAACCCAGTGGGCGATTACATCGGAGAGCTGGCAGCCCTCGGAACCTCGGTGTGTTGGAGCTTCACTTCGATCCTGTTTGCGATGTCCGGGCGGCAGGTCGGCTCGCCGGTGGTCAACCGGACGCGCCTGCTGTTCGCGGTGATCATGGTCACCGTGCTGCATTGGATGCTGGAAGGGACGCTGCTGCCGGTCCACGCCGAACGCTGGCGCTGGGGCTGGATGGCGCT is a window encoding:
- the thrS gene encoding threonine--tRNA ligase — protein: MERYQDSKLYRIRHTASHVMAQAMLEKFPEAKIAIGPPIEDGFYYDFDLPRPLTEEDVVEVEQRMREIIREGHDLVCRDVSADEARALFKDQPYKLELIDGLEHGGEDEYGEKTFEPIKITTYRQDTFEDLCRGPHVANTKEINPDALNITFKAPAGAYWRGDEHRQMLTRIYGTAWETPEQLQEYLDLLEEAKKRDHRVLGPKLGLFVIEPLVGKGLPLWKPKGATVRETLERFLRQAQSDRGYEPVVTPHIGRLELYRTSGHYPYYKDSQFTPIDVEGEEYLLKPMNCPHHIMIYKSEMHSYRDLPIRYAEFGTVYRYEKSGELTGLTRVRGFTVDDSHLFVTPEQLQDEFIEVVKLIQYVFGSLGLNDFRARVGTRDPESDKYAGSDEIWEKSTEAIIQACETLGLNYTVEAGEAAFYGPKLDFIFRDVLKREWQLGTVQVDYNLPERFELEYVGDDNERHRPVMIHRAPFGSLERFVAILIEHYNGAFPAWLAPVQAVLIPIADRHVPYAQEVADMLKAEGLRVTVDNSQGRMGAKVREASQQRIPWLLVVGDRDIEKSAVSVRLRTGEDLGAIHVAEFINQAKLIVDSKSTELA